Proteins encoded by one window of Actinocorallia herbida:
- a CDS encoding LLM class flavin-dependent oxidoreductase: protein MEFGLPWPGAEVAREAEDAGITAFCTGDFVDNDAYEVLADMVANTRTAKVGTGIAYAFSRTPYAHASAIRTLHKKAPGRLFLGLGSGAYSINRDWFGVEADKPVARMRDLAGAVRAWLHAENGAKVEYEGPYYRVSARVQAPVLGRLDVPVLFAAFNKGMAAAAAGHADGLIGHGLFTDRWWRDIVRPATANAPEGFTEHGWLITAVDDEAPERAIRDARRMVGFYLTVKTYDPYVEHHGWTEEVERQRDAFRKGDIDGMAAAVTDEMLAEITVCGTTAEARAQLAKRQAEGSLARDLTYLAAPSFLTSDRRRATYARNSLALLEG, encoded by the coding sequence ATGGAGTTCGGACTACCCTGGCCCGGCGCTGAGGTCGCCCGGGAAGCCGAAGACGCGGGCATCACCGCCTTCTGCACCGGAGACTTCGTCGACAACGACGCCTACGAGGTGCTGGCCGACATGGTCGCCAACACCCGGACGGCCAAGGTTGGCACGGGGATCGCCTACGCCTTCTCCCGGACGCCCTACGCCCATGCGAGCGCGATACGGACCCTGCACAAGAAGGCGCCCGGACGGCTCTTCCTCGGCCTGGGTTCCGGCGCCTACTCCATCAACCGGGACTGGTTCGGCGTCGAGGCAGACAAACCCGTCGCCCGCATGCGTGACCTCGCCGGGGCCGTCCGCGCCTGGCTGCACGCCGAGAACGGCGCCAAGGTCGAGTACGAGGGCCCCTACTACCGGGTGAGCGCCCGGGTCCAGGCCCCAGTTCTAGGCCGACTGGACGTCCCGGTCCTCTTCGCAGCCTTCAACAAGGGCATGGCCGCCGCGGCCGCCGGCCATGCTGACGGCTTGATCGGCCACGGCCTCTTCACCGATCGTTGGTGGAGGGATATCGTGCGCCCCGCCACCGCGAACGCCCCCGAAGGCTTCACCGAGCACGGCTGGCTGATCACCGCCGTCGACGACGAGGCCCCCGAGCGCGCCATCCGCGACGCCCGCCGCATGGTCGGCTTCTACCTGACGGTGAAGACCTACGACCCCTACGTCGAGCACCACGGCTGGACCGAGGAGGTCGAGCGCCAGCGCGACGCCTTCCGCAAGGGCGACATCGACGGCATGGCCGCCGCCGTCACCGACGAGATGCTCGCGGAGATCACCGTCTGCGGCACCACCGCCGAGGCCCGCGCCCAGCTCGCCAAGCGCCAGGCCGAAGGCTCACTGGCCCGCGACCTGACCTACCTCGCCGCCCCGTCCTTCCTCACCAGCGACCGCCGCCGCGCGACCTACGCCCGCAACAGCCTCGCCCTCCTGGAGGGCTGA
- a CDS encoding TIGR03617 family F420-dependent LLM class oxidoreductase — translation MPDTSPRIALPIMGPGQRLADTVTLARAAEEAGLDGISAPELSSDPLLHLTVAAGVTERVELMTNILVAFARTPMTLATQARALQDYSGGRVILGLGSQIKAHIERRYSMPWSSPAARMREFVTALRAIWKAWETGDKLDFRGEFYTHTLMTPMFTPPSECPPPPVFVAAVGTKMCETAGAVADGLLVHGFSTERYLREVTVPAIARGAGGTVPVGFEIVDLSFMVTGRTDEEWAASAKVVREQLAFYASTPAYLPVLALHGWEDLGEELHHMSLGRDPDRWVRMGERLPDEVLETFAVVGTPDEVPKKLVARGAGIVGRYSVNALGISDPDLVLHLAHGIQEAVRTA, via the coding sequence TTGCCTGATACCTCCCCCAGGATCGCGCTGCCGATCATGGGTCCGGGCCAGCGGCTCGCCGACACCGTGACCCTCGCCCGTGCCGCGGAGGAGGCGGGACTCGACGGTATCTCCGCCCCGGAGCTCAGCAGTGACCCGCTGCTGCACCTGACCGTCGCCGCAGGCGTGACGGAGCGGGTGGAGCTGATGACGAACATCCTCGTCGCCTTCGCCCGTACCCCGATGACCCTGGCCACGCAGGCGAGGGCGTTGCAGGACTACAGCGGAGGCCGAGTGATCCTCGGCCTCGGCAGCCAGATCAAGGCCCACATCGAGCGTCGGTATTCGATGCCGTGGTCGTCGCCCGCAGCGCGCATGCGCGAGTTCGTCACCGCGCTGCGCGCGATCTGGAAGGCCTGGGAGACGGGCGACAAGCTCGACTTCCGCGGCGAGTTCTACACGCACACGCTGATGACGCCGATGTTCACGCCGCCGTCGGAGTGCCCTCCTCCCCCGGTGTTCGTGGCCGCCGTCGGCACGAAGATGTGCGAGACCGCGGGCGCCGTGGCCGACGGGCTCCTCGTCCACGGCTTCAGCACCGAGCGCTATCTACGGGAGGTCACCGTCCCGGCGATCGCACGCGGCGCGGGTGGCACGGTCCCCGTCGGCTTCGAGATCGTCGATCTCTCCTTCATGGTCACCGGAAGGACGGATGAAGAGTGGGCGGCCTCGGCCAAAGTGGTCCGCGAGCAGTTGGCGTTCTACGCCTCCACTCCGGCCTACCTTCCCGTCCTTGCCCTGCACGGCTGGGAGGACCTCGGCGAGGAGCTGCACCACATGTCCCTCGGGCGTGACCCGGACCGATGGGTGCGCATGGGCGAGCGGCTCCCCGACGAGGTGCTGGAGACCTTCGCCGTCGTCGGGACGCCCGACGAGGTACCCAAGAAGCTCGTCGCCAGAGGGGCCGGAATCGTCGGCCGTTACTCGGTCAACGCCCTCGGGATCTCCGACCCCGACCTCGTCCTGCACCTCGCCCACGGCATCCAGGAAGCCGTCAGGACGGCCTGA
- a CDS encoding DoxX family protein yields the protein MTSVDLASFILRIALGVVLVAHGWNHAFGGGGLAGTAGWFASIGLRPGRLHALMATATELGAGALLLLGVLTPLAAAGAVGTMMVALVTAHLRNGFFVFRPGQGYEYVLMIILAACATGALGGGAVSVDGLLGLDDDLHGWAGLVLSAGAGGAGAVALLAVFWRPAMIAESEARD from the coding sequence ATGACGAGTGTCGACCTGGCTTCGTTCATCCTCCGGATCGCGCTCGGCGTCGTCCTCGTCGCGCACGGCTGGAACCACGCTTTCGGTGGTGGTGGGCTAGCAGGCACCGCCGGTTGGTTCGCCTCGATCGGGCTGCGGCCGGGACGGCTCCACGCTCTTATGGCGACCGCGACCGAACTGGGGGCTGGCGCTCTGCTTCTGCTCGGCGTCCTGACCCCGCTGGCCGCCGCGGGTGCGGTCGGCACCATGATGGTCGCCCTGGTCACCGCCCATCTGCGCAACGGCTTCTTTGTCTTCCGCCCCGGCCAGGGCTACGAATACGTACTGATGATCATTTTGGCGGCCTGCGCCACGGGGGCTCTGGGCGGCGGCGCGGTCTCGGTGGACGGTCTCCTCGGACTCGACGACGACCTGCACGGCTGGGCAGGGCTCGTCCTCTCAGCGGGAGCGGGAGGGGCCGGGGCGGTGGCGCTGCTCGCTGTCTTCTGGCGGCCCGCAATGATCGCCGAATCGGAAGCGCGGGACTGA
- a CDS encoding Zn-ribbon domain-containing OB-fold protein has product MTTATATALPSDYVQITTNPITEPFWEAAKERRLVAPRCSDCGTFRLPPTPYCPSCQSKAVDWTELSGEAVIYSFAVVHGFPGYPDITLVPVVVDLPDAPGARLISNLIGVDPATVEIGQRLTVDFHPITGGWLLPVFRPAPKD; this is encoded by the coding sequence ATGACGACCGCCACCGCGACCGCGCTGCCGAGCGACTACGTTCAGATCACCACGAACCCGATCACCGAGCCGTTTTGGGAGGCCGCCAAGGAGCGGCGCCTGGTCGCCCCCCGCTGCTCGGACTGCGGCACCTTCCGCCTGCCGCCGACACCGTACTGCCCGTCCTGCCAGTCGAAGGCCGTCGACTGGACGGAGCTGTCCGGCGAAGCCGTGATCTACAGCTTCGCGGTGGTCCACGGCTTTCCCGGATACCCCGACATCACGCTGGTGCCGGTCGTCGTCGACCTGCCTGATGCCCCCGGCGCCCGACTGATCAGCAACCTGATCGGCGTCGACCCCGCCACGGTCGAGATCGGCCAGCGCCTCACCGTCGACTTCCACCCCATCACCGGCGGCTGGCTGCTGCCGGTCTTCCGCCCGGCCCCGAAGGACTGA
- a CDS encoding PaaI family thioesterase, with the protein MTSQPNPEPHKGFGDLGERPWKAAGLPAHPGADPAAYGRSWETLANALSGFLDALAESVPGRETVEALAADLTTWSDKLKPLASPERDRVFGRRTDLHGRGQSMSPKLVVIRSDRDSVEGTVHFGSYFLGGNGAVHGGAIPLIFDEILGRLANSADRPPSRTAYLHTDFRSITPIGPDLSIRAWFVSEEGRKRILRATIHHGDTLCAEAEGLFVALRPGQP; encoded by the coding sequence ATGACCTCCCAGCCGAACCCCGAACCGCACAAGGGCTTCGGCGACCTGGGCGAACGCCCCTGGAAAGCGGCGGGCCTCCCGGCGCACCCAGGGGCGGACCCCGCCGCCTACGGCCGCAGCTGGGAGACGCTCGCCAACGCCCTGTCCGGCTTCCTCGACGCTCTGGCCGAATCCGTCCCCGGCCGAGAAACCGTCGAGGCCTTGGCCGCCGATCTCACCACCTGGTCCGACAAGCTCAAGCCCCTGGCCTCTCCTGAACGCGACCGCGTCTTCGGTCGCCGCACGGACCTCCATGGCCGAGGCCAGTCAATGTCCCCGAAGCTCGTCGTGATCCGCTCCGACCGAGATTCGGTGGAGGGAACGGTCCACTTCGGCTCCTACTTCCTAGGCGGCAACGGCGCCGTCCACGGCGGCGCCATCCCCCTGATCTTCGACGAGATCCTGGGCCGCCTGGCCAACTCCGCGGACCGCCCCCCATCCCGCACCGCCTACCTCCACACCGACTTCCGCTCCATCACCCCCATCGGCCCGGACCTGTCCATCCGCGCCTGGTTCGTCAGCGAGGAGGGCCGCAAACGCATCCTCCGCGCCACCATCCACCACGGCGACACCCTCTGCGCCGAAGCCGAAGGCCTCTTTGTGGCCCTGCGGCCTGGTCAGCCATGA
- a CDS encoding class I adenylate-forming enzyme family protein, translating into MDSVSTTLAGRLLAAAAADSGSPLVFDTPEGIVPGTVGQTLAAASRVAAGLRERGIGPGDTVAVQLPNRPEAAVAYAAVLLTGATLLPVVHIYGLREIAFVLRQSGARALVLPDRWRALEYSSRIPALREAAPTLDLIAMVGEPAEGTLPWAELESDAVLEPASVSSADIALLCYTSGTTADPKGARHTHAAVLAEIDGQRGFLGFGANTVQLASFPVGHVAGLCGLLRTLLHAMPTVVLDGWDPARALDLIPEYRVTYTSGTPIHLATLLDALETGAPLGTLREYLVGAATVPAELVARADRLGINAFRSYGSTEHPTISSGRHDDPLDKRQFTDGRPTPGTEVRIVDEAGTDVPTATDGEVVCRGPEQFVGYLDDSLDEDTWLPEGWLRTGDIGHLDADGYLTITDRAKDIIIRAGETISSREVEDVLLSCPGVADAAAVAIPDPYYGEKVAAVIVARPGAAPTLETIRAHFAASGLARQKTPERIELRTELPRTPLGKVKKAELRAELRASLSL; encoded by the coding sequence ATGGACTCGGTTTCGACGACACTCGCCGGAAGGCTGCTCGCGGCGGCCGCCGCGGACTCCGGCTCCCCTCTGGTGTTCGACACTCCTGAAGGCATCGTGCCGGGCACTGTCGGGCAGACGCTCGCCGCCGCGTCCCGGGTGGCCGCAGGGCTGCGCGAGCGCGGCATAGGACCGGGCGACACCGTCGCCGTCCAGCTGCCCAACCGCCCTGAGGCCGCCGTCGCCTATGCCGCGGTCCTCCTCACCGGCGCCACGCTGCTGCCCGTCGTGCACATCTACGGGCTGCGCGAGATCGCCTTCGTCCTGCGCCAGTCCGGGGCCCGTGCCCTCGTCCTGCCGGACCGGTGGCGGGCCCTGGAGTACAGCTCACGGATCCCCGCGCTTCGGGAAGCCGCCCCTACCCTGGACCTGATCGCGATGGTCGGCGAGCCCGCTGAGGGAACACTGCCTTGGGCGGAACTCGAGTCGGACGCGGTCCTGGAGCCTGCGTCCGTCTCCTCCGCCGACATCGCGCTGCTCTGCTACACCTCGGGGACCACGGCCGATCCCAAGGGCGCTCGCCACACCCACGCCGCCGTACTCGCGGAGATAGACGGCCAGCGGGGCTTCCTCGGCTTCGGAGCAAACACGGTGCAGCTCGCCTCGTTCCCCGTCGGCCATGTGGCCGGTCTGTGCGGTCTTCTCCGGACTCTGCTGCACGCGATGCCCACCGTCGTACTCGACGGCTGGGACCCTGCCCGAGCGCTTGATCTCATCCCCGAGTACCGCGTCACCTACACCTCCGGCACCCCGATCCACCTCGCCACTCTGCTGGACGCCCTGGAAACGGGCGCGCCCCTCGGAACGCTCCGCGAGTACCTGGTGGGGGCCGCCACGGTGCCCGCCGAACTCGTCGCCCGTGCCGACCGGCTCGGCATCAACGCCTTCCGCTCCTACGGCTCGACCGAGCACCCCACGATCTCCTCCGGCCGCCACGACGACCCTCTGGACAAGCGCCAGTTCACCGACGGCCGCCCGACCCCCGGCACCGAGGTCCGCATCGTCGACGAGGCCGGCACCGATGTCCCGACCGCTACCGATGGAGAGGTCGTCTGCCGCGGCCCCGAGCAGTTCGTCGGCTACCTCGACGACTCCTTGGACGAGGACACCTGGCTCCCCGAAGGCTGGCTCCGCACCGGTGACATCGGCCATCTCGACGCCGACGGCTACCTCACCATCACCGACCGGGCCAAAGACATCATCATCCGCGCCGGAGAGACCATCTCCTCCCGCGAGGTCGAGGACGTCCTCCTCTCCTGCCCCGGCGTCGCCGACGCCGCAGCCGTCGCCATCCCCGACCCCTACTACGGTGAGAAGGTCGCGGCCGTCATCGTCGCCCGCCCTGGAGCGGCACCCACCCTGGAGACCATTCGCGCCCACTTCGCTGCCTCCGGCCTGGCCCGCCAAAAGACACCCGAGCGCATCGAGCTCCGCACGGAGCTTCCGCGTACTCCCCTCGGCAAGGTCAAGAAGGCCGAGCTCCGCGCAGAGCTCCGCGCTTCGCTTTCACTCTGA
- a CDS encoding thiolase C-terminal domain-containing protein — protein MSTSGLRDVAIVGVGATDYYKRGESWPRTTTELACEAILAACEDAGISVRDIDGFAYYSGAGAGYGEKMDTPDFMETLGIPEVTFTASLTSGGGGSAGSIGLARAAIVAGDATHVVTVMALQQAKQRLGTVFAAVAPDPVNSFLQPSGLAGPGHLMSVLARRHMHLYGTRREAFAEIAISSRTNALTRPKARMKKPMTLEDYFNARMIAEPLCLYDFCQETDGAVAVITTSLERARDLRQKPVPVVGVAHGGSRDWGRAFAWMGMPDETFASAGNKAIADRLYKQAGLGPSDIDVALLYDHFTPMVLMQLEDYGFCEKGEGGAFVESGAIRYDGGSLPVNTHGGQLSEAYIIGMTHIVEGVEQMRGTAINQVAGAEHALVTGGPASLPVSGLILGRDS, from the coding sequence TTGAGCACCAGCGGACTGCGCGACGTCGCCATCGTCGGCGTCGGCGCGACGGACTACTACAAGCGCGGCGAGTCCTGGCCGCGCACCACCACCGAGCTGGCGTGCGAGGCGATCCTCGCGGCCTGTGAGGACGCGGGCATCAGCGTCCGCGACATCGACGGATTCGCCTACTACTCCGGCGCGGGCGCCGGATACGGCGAGAAGATGGACACCCCGGACTTCATGGAGACCCTCGGGATTCCCGAGGTCACGTTCACCGCGTCGCTGACCTCCGGTGGCGGCGGGTCGGCCGGCTCCATCGGGCTGGCGAGGGCCGCGATCGTCGCGGGGGACGCCACTCACGTCGTCACGGTGATGGCGCTCCAGCAGGCCAAGCAGCGGCTCGGCACCGTGTTCGCCGCGGTCGCGCCCGACCCCGTCAACTCCTTCCTCCAGCCGAGCGGCCTGGCGGGGCCGGGGCACCTCATGTCCGTCCTGGCACGCCGCCACATGCACCTGTACGGCACCCGCCGCGAGGCGTTCGCCGAGATCGCGATCTCCAGCCGGACCAACGCGCTCACCCGGCCGAAGGCCCGGATGAAGAAGCCGATGACGCTGGAGGACTACTTCAACGCGCGGATGATCGCCGAACCGCTGTGCCTGTACGACTTCTGCCAGGAGACCGACGGGGCCGTCGCCGTCATCACGACGAGCCTGGAGCGGGCCCGGGACCTGCGGCAGAAGCCCGTCCCCGTGGTCGGCGTCGCGCACGGCGGCAGCCGGGACTGGGGCCGCGCCTTCGCCTGGATGGGCATGCCGGACGAGACGTTCGCCTCCGCCGGCAACAAGGCCATCGCCGACCGCCTCTACAAGCAGGCGGGCCTCGGCCCTTCGGACATCGATGTGGCCCTGCTGTACGACCACTTCACGCCGATGGTGCTCATGCAGCTGGAGGACTACGGCTTCTGCGAGAAGGGCGAGGGCGGCGCGTTCGTCGAGTCGGGCGCCATCCGCTACGACGGCGGCTCGCTCCCGGTGAACACCCACGGCGGCCAGCTCTCCGAGGCTTACATCATCGGCATGACCCACATCGTGGAGGGCGTCGAGCAGATGCGCGGCACCGCGATCAACCAGGTGGCGGGCGCCGAGCATGCCCTCGTCACCGGCGGCCCCGCCAGCCTCCCGGTCTCCGGGCTCATCCTCGGAAGGGACTCCTGA
- a CDS encoding FAS1-like dehydratase domain-containing protein — translation MSTEEQFGVLTDAAFERSRKRIGIPERPLSPHNLEVTPDGTRHFAYGYGDSNPLWCDPEYGKKTRWGGLIAPPNFMYTMGENASPPVTPEQKALLKGDPFAGLGSYQAVMEFQWFRPLVLGDRCDVVRAQVGVQEKASKFGGRTAHVTNDFLFANGRGEIHCVQSGTWINAERHTSAANAKKADPIDLTSPYTDEQLAEIDAAYDAETRRGAETRYWEDVQVGDEIQPRVKGPLTVTDVVTWHIGWGMQLTAPGAFGIARGVRRKVPGLYPANPRNIPDTVQRLHWEPERARELGIPMSYDYGAMRETWLTHALTDWMGDDAWLWKLSCQHRKFNYIGDTIWVTGKVVDKTVVDGRHEVHLELACTNQRGQVATPGTAVVLLPTRDAAVTLPTPPADNLTDLLAYEIERFS, via the coding sequence GTGAGCACGGAAGAGCAGTTCGGCGTCCTGACCGACGCAGCGTTCGAGCGGTCCCGCAAGCGGATCGGCATTCCCGAGCGCCCACTGAGCCCGCACAACCTTGAGGTGACCCCGGACGGCACCCGGCACTTCGCCTACGGCTACGGGGACTCCAACCCGCTGTGGTGCGATCCGGAGTACGGCAAGAAGACGCGCTGGGGCGGGCTGATCGCACCGCCGAACTTCATGTACACGATGGGCGAGAACGCCTCCCCGCCGGTGACCCCGGAGCAGAAGGCGCTGCTCAAGGGCGACCCGTTCGCTGGACTGGGGTCCTACCAGGCCGTCATGGAGTTCCAGTGGTTCCGGCCGCTGGTCCTCGGTGACCGCTGCGACGTCGTCCGGGCCCAGGTCGGTGTCCAGGAGAAGGCCTCGAAGTTCGGTGGTCGCACGGCGCACGTGACCAACGACTTCCTGTTCGCCAACGGCCGCGGCGAGATCCACTGCGTCCAGAGCGGCACTTGGATCAACGCCGAGCGGCACACCTCGGCCGCGAACGCCAAGAAGGCCGACCCGATCGACCTGACCAGCCCCTACACCGACGAGCAGCTCGCCGAGATCGACGCCGCCTACGACGCCGAGACCCGACGCGGCGCCGAGACCCGGTACTGGGAGGACGTCCAGGTCGGCGACGAGATCCAGCCGCGAGTCAAGGGCCCGCTCACGGTGACCGACGTCGTCACCTGGCACATCGGCTGGGGCATGCAGCTCACCGCCCCCGGCGCCTTCGGGATCGCCCGCGGCGTCCGGCGCAAGGTCCCCGGCCTGTACCCGGCCAACCCGCGGAACATCCCCGACACCGTCCAGCGCCTGCACTGGGAGCCCGAGCGGGCCCGCGAGCTCGGCATCCCGATGAGCTACGACTACGGCGCGATGCGCGAAACCTGGCTCACCCACGCCCTCACCGACTGGATGGGCGATGACGCCTGGCTGTGGAAGCTGTCCTGCCAGCACCGCAAGTTCAACTACATCGGCGACACCATTTGGGTAACCGGAAAGGTCGTCGACAAGACCGTCGTCGACGGCCGCCACGAGGTCCACCTGGAACTGGCCTGCACCAACCAGCGCGGCCAGGTCGCCACCCCCGGCACCGCCGTCGTCCTCCTGCCGACGCGCGACGCCGCCGTGACGTTGCCGACCCCTCCGGCCGACAACCTGACCGACCTGCTCGCGTACGAGATCGAGCGCTTCTCGTGA
- a CDS encoding NADH:flavin oxidoreductase gives MTVGVKAGLSSPLAFAHGPEWANRFAVAPLTTMQSHRDGTLSEDEYTWLVRRAEGGFGMVMTCSAHVSRAGQAFPGQLAAWDDRFLPGLARLAAGIAEAGSVSSLQIHHAGRRADSRLSGVPVIAPWDDPTKDARALTTAEVEQVVADYVAAAVRAEQAGFHGVEVHGAHGYLVCQFLSPRNTRADRYGGPLENRKRMLLEILRGIRESTGSDFQLGLRLTPERNGIPLVEARTVAADVLDSGLLDYLDMSLWDAFKETYEEEHRGRLLIEHFTDLPRGGTRLGVAGKIGSASDAAWCLDKGADFVLIGAGAILHHDFPMAALADPEFRLVQPKPREHFVAESVGPVFLNYLSENWDDYVA, from the coding sequence GTGACTGTCGGCGTGAAGGCCGGGCTCTCCTCTCCCCTGGCGTTCGCGCACGGACCGGAATGGGCGAACCGGTTCGCGGTGGCTCCGCTCACCACGATGCAGAGCCACCGCGACGGAACGCTCTCAGAGGACGAGTACACGTGGCTCGTCCGGCGGGCCGAGGGCGGGTTCGGAATGGTCATGACGTGCTCCGCGCACGTGTCTCGGGCGGGTCAGGCCTTCCCGGGCCAGCTCGCCGCTTGGGACGACCGGTTCCTGCCCGGTCTGGCCAGGCTGGCCGCCGGGATCGCCGAGGCGGGAAGTGTGTCCTCGCTTCAGATCCACCACGCCGGACGACGGGCGGACTCCCGGCTTTCCGGAGTGCCGGTGATCGCGCCCTGGGACGATCCCACCAAGGACGCTCGTGCCCTGACGACGGCTGAGGTGGAGCAGGTCGTCGCGGATTACGTGGCGGCGGCCGTCCGGGCCGAGCAGGCCGGCTTCCACGGCGTGGAGGTGCACGGCGCCCACGGCTACCTGGTCTGCCAGTTCCTCAGCCCCCGCAATACCCGCGCCGACCGCTACGGCGGCCCGCTGGAGAACCGGAAGAGGATGCTGCTGGAGATCCTTCGCGGCATCCGGGAGTCGACCGGCTCGGACTTCCAGCTAGGCCTTCGCCTCACACCCGAGCGCAACGGCATCCCCTTGGTGGAAGCCCGCACCGTGGCCGCCGACGTCTTGGACTCCGGTCTCCTCGACTACCTCGACATGTCCCTGTGGGACGCGTTCAAGGAGACCTACGAGGAAGAACACCGCGGCAGGCTCCTCATCGAACACTTCACCGACCTGCCACGAGGCGGCACACGGCTCGGCGTCGCGGGGAAGATCGGCTCGGCTTCGGATGCCGCCTGGTGCCTGGACAAGGGCGCCGACTTCGTTCTGATCGGCGCGGGCGCGATCCTGCACCACGACTTTCCCATGGCGGCGCTCGCCGATCCGGAGTTCCGCCTGGTCCAGCCGAAGCCGCGCGAACACTTCGTCGCCGAGTCCGTCGGTCCGGTGTTCCTCAACTACCTCTCCGAGAACTGGGATGACTACGTTGCCTGA
- a CDS encoding tannase/feruloyl esterase family alpha/beta hydrolase produces the protein MASAALTTAGPAEAAIRACTVAAVQRLAPAGTAITAAVRTAGPDHCLVDGHATVASPGPWDIKFRLALPDRFAKRHFFFAQGGSGGGIVPWTGQDEGNAAAPLDYDFNELLGRGFAVTSMDKGTSPLHSLDFSWQADPVQKLNWDNRALETVAAVTQGLTRSFYGTRTLHRYVSGCSGGGMGSINNLRVHDGRRFDGVIVGSTVPLSAASALSWARILKRIIQNPDGWIPPQKLQAAQSAILAAHDGDDGEIDGIIADGRGIAVRDELLSEAGFTAAQIATFRLVTTDWTYHGLDEPVRVPGYSVTRPATWSAWFVGAVPPPWNVASFTSPYGFLVAESSFRATLGTGVADLDLDDPAVHRAIQSGTADGSSDGVYDFTAFRDSGGKLLTYFGVDDPAIPYEWSEAIQRGAAAYESATPGLDRWYRAYLVPGLMHCFGGVGPSDVPERMLDAMVNWVEKGRKPQAITTTRETDGRTFILRPERLRRPTKG, from the coding sequence TTGGCCTCGGCCGCCCTCACTACGGCGGGACCGGCCGAGGCGGCGATCCGCGCCTGCACGGTGGCGGCGGTCCAGAGGCTCGCCCCTGCCGGGACGGCCATCACCGCCGCCGTCCGAACGGCTGGCCCCGACCACTGCCTCGTCGACGGGCACGCCACCGTGGCCTCGCCAGGACCCTGGGATATCAAGTTCCGTTTGGCGCTGCCCGACCGCTTCGCCAAACGGCACTTCTTCTTCGCGCAGGGCGGCTCGGGCGGCGGGATAGTCCCGTGGACCGGTCAGGACGAAGGGAACGCCGCAGCACCTCTGGACTACGACTTCAACGAACTCTTGGGACGGGGCTTTGCCGTCACCTCGATGGACAAGGGCACGTCTCCGCTGCACTCCCTCGACTTCAGCTGGCAGGCCGACCCCGTCCAGAAGCTCAACTGGGACAACCGGGCGCTTGAGACCGTCGCCGCGGTGACCCAGGGCCTGACCCGATCCTTCTATGGGACTCGTACGCTGCACCGGTACGTCTCGGGCTGTTCCGGCGGCGGCATGGGCAGCATCAACAACCTGAGGGTTCACGATGGGCGCCGCTTCGACGGAGTGATCGTTGGATCGACAGTGCCTTTGTCCGCGGCCTCCGCTCTTAGCTGGGCACGGATTCTGAAGCGCATCATCCAGAACCCGGACGGCTGGATTCCGCCTCAGAAGCTCCAGGCCGCGCAGAGCGCCATCCTTGCGGCGCACGATGGCGACGACGGGGAGATCGACGGGATCATCGCTGATGGCCGAGGTATCGCGGTTCGCGACGAACTGCTCTCCGAGGCAGGATTCACCGCTGCCCAGATCGCGACCTTCCGGCTCGTGACCACCGACTGGACCTACCACGGCCTCGACGAGCCCGTGCGCGTGCCTGGCTACAGCGTGACCCGCCCGGCGACCTGGTCGGCGTGGTTCGTCGGAGCCGTACCGCCGCCGTGGAACGTGGCGTCGTTCACCTCTCCGTACGGCTTCCTGGTGGCAGAGTCGTCGTTCCGTGCCACCCTCGGCACCGGTGTCGCAGACCTCGACCTGGACGATCCTGCGGTGCACCGTGCCATTCAGTCCGGCACGGCGGACGGCAGCTCTGACGGCGTCTACGACTTCACGGCGTTTCGCGACTCCGGAGGCAAGCTCCTCACCTACTTCGGCGTCGACGACCCGGCGATCCCCTACGAGTGGAGCGAGGCGATCCAGCGTGGAGCTGCGGCCTACGAGTCGGCCACGCCCGGCCTGGACCGCTGGTATCGCGCCTACCTTGTCCCCGGTTTGATGCACTGCTTCGGCGGCGTCGGCCCCTCCGATGTGCCGGAGCGCATGTTGGACGCCATGGTGAACTGGGTGGAGAAGGGGCGAAAGCCACAGGCGATCACCACCACGCGGGAGACGGACGGCCGCACCTTCATTCTTCGCCCCGAGAGACTCCGACGCCCCACCAAGGGATGA